In Gopherus flavomarginatus isolate rGopFla2 chromosome 1, rGopFla2.mat.asm, whole genome shotgun sequence, a single genomic region encodes these proteins:
- the NTF3 gene encoding neurotrophin-3 yields the protein MVTPTTILQVNKVMSFLFYVIFLAYLRGIQSTNMDQRSLPEDSINSLIIKLIQADILKNKLSKQMVDIKDNYQNTVQKTEAQQDVDGVENVKSDFQPVISMDAELLRQQKRYNSPRVLLSDNTPLEPPPLYLMEDYIGNSVVVNRTSRRKRYAEHKSHRGEYSVCDSESLWVTDKSSAIDIRGHQVTVLGEIKTGNSPVKQYFYETRCKAAKPVKNGCRGIDDKHWNSQCKTSQTYVRALTSENNKLVGWRWIRIDTSCVCALSRKIGRT from the coding sequence ATCTTACAGGTGAACAAGGTGATGTCCTTCTTGTTTTATGTGATATTTCTTGCTTATCTTCGTGGCATCCAGTCTACTAACATGGATCAAAGGAGTTTGCCAGAAGATTCAATAAATTCTCTCATTATTAAACTCATTCAGGCAGACATTTTGAAAAACAAGCTCTCCAAGCAGATGGTAGATATTAAGGACAACTATCAAAACACAGTGCAGAAAACAGAGGCTCAGCAGGATGTGGATGGAGTTGAAAATGTGAAATCAGACTTCCAGCCAGTTATCTCAATGGATGCAGAACTATTAAGGCAACAGAAACGCTACAATTCTCCCCGGGTCCTCTTGAGTGACAATACCCCTTTGGAACCTCCACCTTTGTATCTTATGGAAGATTATATTGGAAATTCTGTAGTGGTGAACAGAACCTCCAGGAGGAAAAGGTATGCAGAACATAAGAGCCATCGAGGGGAATATTCTGTATGTGACAGTGAAAGTTTATGGGTCACGGACAAATCATCTGCTATCGACATTAGAGGACACCAGGTAACTGTGCTAGGAGAAATTAAAACAGGCAACTCTCCCGTCAAACAATATTTTTATGAAACAAGGTGTAAAGCAGCCAAACCGGTAAAAAATGGCTGCCGTGGCATTGATGATAAACACTGGAACTCCCAGTGCAAAACATCCCAAACGTATGTAAGAGCACTGACTTCGGAAAACAATAAACTCGTAGGCTGGCGATGGATAAGAATAGACACATCCTGCGTGTGTGCGTTGTCGAGAAAAATAGGAAGAACATAA